From the genome of Procambarus clarkii isolate CNS0578487 chromosome 83, FALCON_Pclarkii_2.0, whole genome shotgun sequence, one region includes:
- the LOC123768684 gene encoding uracil-DNA glycosylase translates to MLSKQVLLAGILSKTSAVFAKDISCRRLWTGVGRNMASQKTIKSFFQPILKRKSKDVEGNEIKKTKKSEEIHSSSDITRTPPKNPDNKPQLNMTPEQKERMMHNKLKAEIKKQCNQTPALHDNIGHSWYVALKPQFVQPYFTKLSTFLVQERNKATIYPPENEVFSWTHHCKLEDIKVVILGQDPYHGPRQAHGLCFSVQLGVQPPPSLINMYKELESDIPGFERPSHGYLLGWAKQGVLLLNACLTVQAHKANSHKDHGWEKFTDCVIKTISDSNKGVVFLLWGSYAQKKAVVVDKKKHHLLNAPHPSPLSAHRGFLGCKHFSKCNELLKKGGKKPVDWSYLPEKL, encoded by the exons ATGTTGAGTAAACAAGTGTTGTTGGCGGGCATCTTGAGTAAAACATCCGCTGTATTCGCTAAGGACATCAGCTGTAGGCGCCTTTGGACAGGTGTTGGAAGGAATATGGCTTCCCAGAAAACAATTAAAAGCTTCTTTCAACCTATCTTGAAGCGGAAAAGTAAAGATGTTGAG GGAAATGAAATCAAGAAGACAAAGAAAAGTGAGGAAATTCATTCATCCAGTGATAttacca GAACTCCACCAAAAAATCCCGATAACAAGCCACAGCTCAACATGACTCCAGAGCAGAAAGAACGAATGATGCATAATAAATTGAAG GCAGAGATAAAAAAACAGTGTAATCAAACTCCAGCTTTGCATGACAATATCGGCCATAGTTGGTACGTTGCCCTGAAACCCCAGTTCGTTCAGCCATACTTTACAAAG CTGAGCACATTTTTGGTCCAAGAGCGCAACAAAGCAACTATTTACCCACCAGAAAATGAGGTTTTTTCATGGACTCATCATTGCAAATTGGAGGATATCAAAGTGGTTATTCTAGGACAGGATCCATATCATGGTCCACGACAAGCACATGGGCTCTGTTTCAGTGTTCAGCTTGGTGTTCAACCACCACCAAG tttgaTTAACATGTATAAGGAACTGGAGTCAGATATTCCGGGATTTGAGCGCCCATCACACGGGTATTTGCTGGGGTGGGCAAAGCAAG GTGTCTTGCTACTCAATGCATGTTTGACCGTACAAGCCCACAAAGCTAATTCGCACAAGGATCATGGCTGGGAAAAGTTTACCGATTGTGTCATTAAAACAATATCAGATAGCAACAAAGGTGTTGTTTTCCTGTTGTGGGGTTCATATGCACAGAAGAAAGCTGTTGTTGTTgataaa AAGAAGCATCATCTACTAAATGCTCCACATCCTTCACCACTGTCTGCACATCGGGGATTCCTGGGCTGCAAGCACTTCTCTAAATGTAATGAACTTCTTAAAAAGGGTGGGAAGAAGCCAGTTGATTGGTCATATTTACCAGAAAAACTTTAA